In the Sediminibacter sp. Hel_I_10 genome, one interval contains:
- a CDS encoding mevalonate kinase, with translation MKGPLFYSKILLFGEYGIIKDSKGLSIPYNFYNGALKTDGNTSEVAQASNTGLKKFALYLSNIDSEIVTFDMASFLKDIEGGMYFDSSIPQGYGVGSSGALVAAIYDKYANNKITVLENLTRDKLLSLKRIFAEMESFFHGKSSGLDPLNSYLSIPILINSKDNIEATGIPAQQTDGKGAVFLIDSGSVGETAPMVSLFMESMKQEGFRKMLKDQFIKHTDACVDDFLKGDVKSLFKNTKQLSKVVLNHFKPMIPQQFHELWKNGLDTNDYYLKLCGSGGGGYILGFTEDIEKAKQSLKGHNLEVVYNF, from the coding sequence ATGAAAGGACCGCTTTTCTACTCAAAAATTCTACTCTTTGGAGAGTATGGTATTATTAAAGATTCTAAAGGACTCTCTATACCTTATAATTTTTATAACGGTGCATTAAAAACAGACGGAAATACTTCGGAAGTTGCACAAGCTTCAAACACTGGTTTAAAGAAATTTGCCTTGTATTTGTCAAATATTGATAGTGAAATCGTCACTTTTGATATGGCATCTTTTTTAAAGGATATTGAAGGCGGGATGTATTTTGATTCCTCCATTCCTCAAGGTTATGGCGTAGGAAGCAGTGGTGCTTTAGTGGCAGCTATTTATGATAAGTATGCCAATAATAAAATTACGGTCTTAGAGAATTTGACAAGGGATAAACTATTATCACTTAAAAGAATCTTTGCTGAAATGGAATCTTTTTTCCACGGAAAGTCGTCTGGTTTAGACCCTCTGAACAGTTATTTGAGCATTCCGATCTTAATTAATTCGAAAGATAATATTGAAGCTACAGGAATTCCTGCCCAACAAACTGATGGCAAGGGTGCTGTGTTTTTAATTGATTCTGGAAGTGTTGGAGAAACTGCTCCAATGGTGAGCCTCTTTATGGAAAGTATGAAGCAGGAAGGCTTCAGAAAAATGCTTAAAGATCAGTTCATAAAACATACCGATGCCTGTGTCGATGACTTTTTGAAAGGAGACGTCAAGTCTTTGTTCAAAAACACCAAACAGTTGTCTAAAGTGGTTTTAAATCACTTTAAACCAATGATTCCACAACAATTCCATGAGCTTTGGAAAAATGGACTGGACACCAATGATTACTATTTGAAATTATGTGGTTCTGGCGGTGGAGGCTATATTTTAGGATTTACCGAAGATATTGAAAAAGCAAAGCAGTCTCTCAAAGGTCATAACTTAGAAGTGGTTTATAATTTCTAA
- the mvaD gene encoding diphosphomevalonate decarboxylase, which produces MTENRFRAAAYSKTVSSGRVSWSAPSNIALVKYWGKKADQIPQNPSISFTLNECKTITTVSFSKKESEHEFSFDLYLDGEKKVDFKPKIHTFFKRIAQYLPFLKTYHFKIETSNTFPHSSGIASSASGMSALALCLMSIENLHLESEMAEADFNKKASFLARLGSGSACRSIEGDLVVWGDHKEVTGSSDHYGVRYPFTVHDNFKAYQDVILLVDKGEKQVSSTVGHNLMHNHPYSQQRFEQAHSNLSELIKVFESGDLDAFIGIVESEALTLHAMMMTSMPYFILMKPNTLNIINAIWKYRQDTGSKVCFTLDAGANVHVLFPKKESDSVLVFIKKELASFCQDENYIIDHVGFGANKNDI; this is translated from the coding sequence ATGACTGAAAACCGATTCCGCGCCGCCGCATATTCTAAAACCGTAAGTTCAGGACGTGTGTCTTGGTCTGCTCCAAGTAATATTGCTTTAGTGAAATATTGGGGTAAGAAGGCAGATCAAATCCCGCAGAACCCATCGATAAGTTTTACCTTAAATGAATGTAAAACAATTACCACGGTTAGTTTTTCAAAAAAAGAAAGTGAGCATGAATTTTCATTTGATCTCTATCTTGATGGTGAGAAAAAGGTAGATTTTAAACCAAAAATTCACACCTTTTTTAAGCGCATCGCCCAGTACTTGCCATTTTTAAAAACTTACCATTTCAAGATTGAAACGTCAAATACTTTTCCGCATAGCTCAGGCATTGCTTCGTCAGCATCAGGAATGAGTGCTTTGGCCTTATGCTTAATGAGTATTGAAAATTTACATCTCGAGTCTGAGATGGCAGAAGCAGACTTTAATAAAAAAGCTTCTTTTTTAGCAAGACTAGGATCTGGTAGTGCCTGTAGAAGTATTGAAGGAGATCTCGTGGTTTGGGGTGATCACAAAGAGGTTACGGGAAGTTCAGATCATTATGGCGTGAGATATCCGTTCACGGTGCATGATAATTTTAAGGCTTATCAAGATGTCATCCTTTTGGTAGACAAAGGTGAAAAACAAGTAAGTAGTACCGTGGGGCATAATTTGATGCACAATCATCCGTATTCGCAACAACGTTTTGAGCAGGCTCATTCCAATTTATCAGAGCTTATCAAGGTTTTCGAATCGGGCGATTTAGATGCGTTTATTGGGATTGTAGAAAGTGAGGCTTTGACGTTGCACGCCATGATGATGACGAGCATGCCTTATTTTATTTTAATGAAACCAAATACACTCAACATCATCAATGCGATTTGGAAGTATCGACAAGATACGGGTTCTAAAGTGTGCTTTACTTTAGATGCCGGAGCCAATGTGCATGTGCTGTTTCCGAAGAAGGAAAGCGACTCTGTATTGGTGTTTATCAAAAAGGAATTGGCGAGTTTTTGTCAAGATGAAAATTATATTATTGATCATGTTGGTTTTGGTGCCAATAAAAACGATATTTGA
- a CDS encoding geranylgeranylglycerol-phosphate geranylgeranyltransferase: MLSRQQKHIVLKFFSMFSVVRGYNILIVVIAQYLTSIYILAPEKTLRSVLFDINLLMLVLASSATIAGGYIINNFYDSEKDSINRPNKSRLDRLISQNTKLSFYFVLNFSAVVMASYVAFNAVLFFSVYIFGIWFYSHKLKKLPFIGNITSAILTITPFFAIFLYYLNFDTVIFVHAIFLFFIISMRELTKDLENIKGDLLLNYKTIPIAYGEKSSKIMLTILALLTLLPTYLLLYRYNVGHMNLFFYFSTVLLLLFLVILWKSKRKIHYLILHNILKFIIVAGVFSIVLINVSVVLNRI, encoded by the coding sequence ATGCTCTCACGACAACAAAAACACATTGTCCTTAAGTTTTTTAGTATGTTCTCTGTGGTTCGAGGCTACAACATTCTTATTGTAGTCATTGCACAGTATTTAACGTCAATATACATCTTGGCTCCAGAAAAAACTCTTAGGTCCGTTCTTTTTGATATTAATTTACTGATGCTGGTACTGGCTTCCTCGGCGACCATTGCCGGTGGCTACATTATCAATAATTTTTATGATTCTGAAAAAGACAGTATCAACCGCCCAAATAAGTCGAGACTAGACCGGTTAATCAGTCAAAACACCAAACTATCCTTTTACTTCGTTCTTAACTTTTCCGCAGTGGTAATGGCTAGCTACGTAGCTTTTAATGCAGTGCTGTTTTTCTCTGTTTATATTTTTGGGATTTGGTTCTATTCTCATAAGTTAAAGAAATTGCCATTTATTGGTAATATCACGTCTGCTATATTAACAATAACGCCCTTTTTTGCAATCTTTCTGTATTACTTAAATTTCGATACGGTCATTTTTGTGCACGCCATTTTCTTGTTTTTTATAATTTCTATGAGGGAGTTGACCAAGGATCTAGAAAATATAAAAGGCGATTTATTGCTTAACTATAAAACGATTCCTATTGCATACGGTGAGAAATCTTCTAAAATCATGCTCACTATTTTAGCACTATTGACCTTGCTTCCAACCTACCTGCTTTTGTATCGCTATAATGTGGGGCACATGAATTTGTTCTTCTATTTCTCCACGGTTTTGTTGCTTTTGTTTCTGGTCATTTTATGGAAATCGAAGCGTAAAATTCACTATTTAATACTTCATAATATTTTAAAATTTATCATTGTAGCTGGCGTCTTTTCTATTGTTTTGATCAATGTAAGCGTTGTTCTTAATAGAATTTAA